A DNA window from Myripristis murdjan chromosome 19, fMyrMur1.1, whole genome shotgun sequence contains the following coding sequences:
- the LOC115378416 gene encoding uncharacterized protein C16orf52 homolog B-like produces MDKLTIISGCLFLAADIFAIASIANPDWINTGESAGSLTVGLVRQCQTIHGRDRTCIPPQLPPEWVTTLFFIVLGIISLTVTCGLLVMSHWRREATRYARWIAFTGMVLFCMAALIFPIGFYINEVGGQPYKLPNNTVVGSSYVLFVLSIFFTIVGLLFAGKVCLPG; encoded by the exons ATGGATAAACTCACCATAATCTCAGGATGTCTCTTCCTAGCTGCAGACATCTTCGCCATCGCCAGCATCGCCAACCCGGACTGGATCAACACCGGGGAATCAGCTG GCTCCCTGACAGTGGGTCTGGTCCGACAGTGCCAGACCATCCACGGGCGGGACCGGACCTGCATCCCCCCACAGCTCCCCCCCGAGTGGGTCACCACGCTCTTCTTCATCGTCCTGGGCATCATCTCCCTCACCGTCACCTGCGGCCTGCTGGTGATGTCACACTGGCGCCGCGAGGCCACCCGATACGCCCGCTGGATCGCCTTCACCGGGA TGGTCCTGTTTTGTATGGCGGCTCTCATATTCCCCATAGGATTCTACATTAACGAGGTAGGCGGACAGCCATATAAGCTCCCCAACAACACGGTGGTGGGATCCTCCTATGTACTCTTTGTCCTGTCCATATTCTTCACCATAGTAGGACTGCTGTTTGCCGGTAAGGTGTGCTTGCCTGGCTGA
- the uqcrc2b gene encoding cytochrome b-c1 complex subunit 2, mitochondrial isoform X1, with protein MKGIRGISQLSRRFYAAARKDQSLAQPLAGLKLSPGTAHSYQDVHVTKLPSGLVIASLENYSPASKIGVFVKAGCRYETPDNQGVTHLLRLASNLTTKGASAFKICRGVEAVGGSLSVTSSRENMIYTVDCLRDDIDTVMEYLINVTTAPEFRPWEVSDLTPRVKLDKAHAAHREEIGVVEGLHAAAYKNALSNSLYCPDHMVGNIQSEHLHNFVQNNFTSARMALVGLGVDHTVLKQVGEQFLNIRSGAGTTGAKAQYRGGEVRLSSCSGLVHSAVVCQSAAASTGEALAFSVLQHVLGAGPHIKRGSNATSKLAQGVAKATSDPFDATAFNASYSDSGLFGVYTISQAAVAGDVIKAAVAQVKAVADGGVTAADLTRAKAQLKAQYLMSLETSEGLLEEIGTQALAGGAYHSAEAVTSNIDNVSLTDVANAAKKFVSGKKTMASSGNLVKTPFVDEI; from the exons ATGAAGGGGATCCGGGGAATAAGTCAGCTCTCG AGGCGGTTCTATGCGGCTGCCAGAAAAGACCAGTCGCTTGCCCAGCCCCTTGCTGGCCTCAAGCTCTCTCCAGGGACTGCCCACTCCTACCAGGATGTGCAT GTGACCAAACTGCCCAGTGGACTAGTGATTGCCTCGTTGGAGAATTACTCCCCAGCCTCAAAGATTGGAGTGTTCGTCAAGGCTGGCTGTCGTTATGAGACGCCTGACAACCAGGGGGTCACCCACCTGCTCCGCCTTGCCTCCAACCTG ACGACCAAAGGAGCCTCGGCTTTCAAAATATGCCGCGGTGTTGAGGCAGTGGGAGGCAGCCTGAG CGTGACCTCATCCAGAGAGAACATGATCTACACTGTTGACTGCTTGAGAGACGACAT TGACACAGTGATGGAGTATCTGATCAATGTGACCACAGCCCCTGAGTTCAGGCCGTGGGAGGTGTCAGACCTCACGCCCAGAGTGAAGCTGGACAAGGCCCACGCTGCACATAGGGAGGAGATTG GTGTTGTTGAAGGTCTCCATGCAGCTGCCTACAAGAACGCCCTCTCTAACTCCCTCTACTGTCCAGACCACATGGTCGGCAACATCCAGTCTGAACAT CTGCACAACTTTGTTCAGAATAATTTCACAAGTGCAAGAATGGCTCTTGTTGGACTTG GTGTGGACCACACAGTGCTGAAGCAAGTGGGAGAGCAGTTCCTCAACATCCGCAGTGGGGCGGGCACCACAGGGGCCAAAGCCCAGTATCGTGGAG GTGAGGTTCGGCTGTCCAGCTGCAGCGGTCTGGTCCACTCAGCGGTGGTGTGCCAGTCAGCGGCCGCCAGCACCGGCGAGGCTCTGGCCTTCAGTGTGCTGCAGCACGTCCTGGGTGCTGGTCCACACATCAAGAGGGGCTCCAACGCCACCAGTAAACTGGCCCAGGGTGTTGCCAAGGCAACCAGCGACCCCTTCGAT GCCACTGCTTTCAATGCAAGCTACTCTGACTCAGGGCTTTTTGGGGTCTACACCATCTCCCAGGCCGCTGTTGCTGGTGAT GTGATCAAGGCTGCTGTTGCCCAGGTGAAGGCTGTCGCTGACGGTGGAGTGACAGCTGCTGACCTCACCCGTGCCAA GGCGCAGCTGAAGGCTCAGTACCTGATGTCTCTGGAGACCTCGGAGGGCTTGTTGGAGGAAATTGGGACTCAGGCTCTGGCAGGCGGGGCTTACCACTCTGCTGAGGCCGTCACCAGCAACATTGACAATGTCTCCTTAACCGATGTTGCCAAC GCTGCAAAGAAGTTTGTGTCCGGCAAGAAGACCATGGCCTCCAGTGGCAACCTTGTAAAAACCCCCTTCGTGGACGAGATCTAA
- the uqcrc2b gene encoding cytochrome b-c1 complex subunit 2, mitochondrial isoform X2, with protein sequence MKGIRGISQLSRRLYAAQAARKVEVAGAAEHVKFQPQEVQVTKLPSGLVIASLENYSPASKIGVFVKAGCRYETPDNQGVTHLLRLASNLTTKGASAFKICRGVEAVGGSLSVTSSRENMIYTVDCLRDDIDTVMEYLINVTTAPEFRPWEVSDLTPRVKLDKAHAAHREEIGVVEGLHAAAYKNALSNSLYCPDHMVGNIQSEHLHNFVQNNFTSARMALVGLGVDHTVLKQVGEQFLNIRSGAGTTGAKAQYRGGEVRLSSCSGLVHSAVVCQSAAASTGEALAFSVLQHVLGAGPHIKRGSNATSKLAQGVAKATSDPFDATAFNASYSDSGLFGVYTISQAAVAGDVIKAAVAQVKAVADGGVTAADLTRAKAQLKAQYLMSLETSEGLLEEIGTQALAGGAYHSAEAVTSNIDNVSLTDVANAAKKFVSGKKTMASSGNLVKTPFVDEI encoded by the exons ATGAAGGGGATCCGGGGAATAAGTCAGCTCTCG AGGAGGCTTTACGCAGCCCAGGCTGCGCGTAAGGTGGAGGTCGCGGGCGCCGCCGAGCACGTTAAGTTTCAGCCGCAGGAAGTGCAG GTGACCAAACTGCCCAGTGGACTAGTGATTGCCTCGTTGGAGAATTACTCCCCAGCCTCAAAGATTGGAGTGTTCGTCAAGGCTGGCTGTCGTTATGAGACGCCTGACAACCAGGGGGTCACCCACCTGCTCCGCCTTGCCTCCAACCTG ACGACCAAAGGAGCCTCGGCTTTCAAAATATGCCGCGGTGTTGAGGCAGTGGGAGGCAGCCTGAG CGTGACCTCATCCAGAGAGAACATGATCTACACTGTTGACTGCTTGAGAGACGACAT TGACACAGTGATGGAGTATCTGATCAATGTGACCACAGCCCCTGAGTTCAGGCCGTGGGAGGTGTCAGACCTCACGCCCAGAGTGAAGCTGGACAAGGCCCACGCTGCACATAGGGAGGAGATTG GTGTTGTTGAAGGTCTCCATGCAGCTGCCTACAAGAACGCCCTCTCTAACTCCCTCTACTGTCCAGACCACATGGTCGGCAACATCCAGTCTGAACAT CTGCACAACTTTGTTCAGAATAATTTCACAAGTGCAAGAATGGCTCTTGTTGGACTTG GTGTGGACCACACAGTGCTGAAGCAAGTGGGAGAGCAGTTCCTCAACATCCGCAGTGGGGCGGGCACCACAGGGGCCAAAGCCCAGTATCGTGGAG GTGAGGTTCGGCTGTCCAGCTGCAGCGGTCTGGTCCACTCAGCGGTGGTGTGCCAGTCAGCGGCCGCCAGCACCGGCGAGGCTCTGGCCTTCAGTGTGCTGCAGCACGTCCTGGGTGCTGGTCCACACATCAAGAGGGGCTCCAACGCCACCAGTAAACTGGCCCAGGGTGTTGCCAAGGCAACCAGCGACCCCTTCGAT GCCACTGCTTTCAATGCAAGCTACTCTGACTCAGGGCTTTTTGGGGTCTACACCATCTCCCAGGCCGCTGTTGCTGGTGAT GTGATCAAGGCTGCTGTTGCCCAGGTGAAGGCTGTCGCTGACGGTGGAGTGACAGCTGCTGACCTCACCCGTGCCAA GGCGCAGCTGAAGGCTCAGTACCTGATGTCTCTGGAGACCTCGGAGGGCTTGTTGGAGGAAATTGGGACTCAGGCTCTGGCAGGCGGGGCTTACCACTCTGCTGAGGCCGTCACCAGCAACATTGACAATGTCTCCTTAACCGATGTTGCCAAC GCTGCAAAGAAGTTTGTGTCCGGCAAGAAGACCATGGCCTCCAGTGGCAACCTTGTAAAAACCCCCTTCGTGGACGAGATCTAA
- the LOC115377666 gene encoding NHP2-like protein 1, whose amino-acid sequence MTEAEVNPKAYPLADATLTKTILDLVQQASNYKQLRKGANEATKTLNRGIAEFIVMAADAEPLEIILHLPLLCEDKNVPYVFVRSKQALGRACGVSRPVIATSVTIKEGSQLKPQIQSVQMSIERLLV is encoded by the exons ATG ACTGAAGCTGAGGTGAACCCCAAGGCCTACCCGCTGGCCGACGCCACCCTGACCAAGACCATCCTGGACCTGGTGCAGCAAGCCTCCAACTACAAGCAGCTGAGGAAGGGGGCCAATGAAG CCACTAAAACCCTGAACCGCGGCATTGCTGAGTTCATTGTGATGGCTGCTGACGCCGAGCCTCTGGAGATCATCTTGCACCTGCCGCTGCTCTGCGAGGACAAGAACGTCCCGTACGTGTTTGTGCGCTCCAAACAGGCCCTGGGCCGGGCCTGTGGGGTGTCCCGCCCCGTCATCGCTACCTCAGTCACCATAAAGGAGGGATCGCAGCTCAAACCTCAGATTCAGTCTGTTCAGATGTCGATTGAGAGACTGcttgtgtga